Proteins encoded in a region of the Pseudomonas denitrificans (nom. rej.) genome:
- a CDS encoding L-serine ammonia-lyase, whose amino-acid sequence MAISVFDLFKIGIGPSSSHTVGPMRAAALFVGALRERQMLERTSRVEVRLYGSLSATGVGHGTDRAVIMGLMGEWPDRIDPSQIEPRMAQLRSSGELLLAGSRAIPFDWVRDMRLLEENLPYHPNAMRLTAIEGDHVLHSDTYYSIGGGFVVDEEQAASGSVDTDNTVLPYDFASAAELLMLCRRHNLRVSELMMANERMWRSETDIREGLRSIWQAMRDCVENGLRHEGILPGGLNVQRRAARLHRNLLEIGKPNVIGSTLSAMEWVNLFALAVNEENAAGGRMVTAPTNGAAGIIPAVLHYYMRFNPDASDDDVTNYLLAAAAVGILCKKNASISGAEVGCQGEVGSACAMAAAGLAEVLGASPEQVENAAEIGLEHNLGLTCDPVGGLVQVPCIERNAIAAVKAINAAQMALRGDGQHFISLDQVIRTMRNTGADMHDKYKETSRGGLAVSIIEC is encoded by the coding sequence ATGGCAATCAGTGTGTTCGACCTGTTCAAGATCGGTATCGGCCCTTCCAGTTCGCACACGGTCGGCCCCATGCGCGCCGCCGCGCTGTTCGTCGGCGCCCTGCGCGAACGGCAGATGCTCGAACGCACCAGCCGCGTGGAGGTGCGCCTGTACGGCTCGCTGTCCGCCACCGGCGTCGGCCACGGCACCGACCGCGCCGTCATCATGGGCCTGATGGGCGAATGGCCGGACCGCATCGACCCCAGCCAGATCGAACCGCGCATGGCGCAGCTGCGCAGCAGCGGCGAACTGCTGCTGGCCGGCAGCCGGGCGATCCCCTTCGACTGGGTCCGCGACATGCGCCTGCTCGAAGAAAACCTGCCCTACCATCCCAACGCCATGCGCCTGACCGCCATCGAAGGCGACCACGTGCTGCACAGCGACACCTACTACTCCATCGGCGGCGGCTTCGTGGTCGACGAGGAACAGGCCGCCTCCGGCAGCGTCGACACCGACAACACCGTGCTGCCCTACGACTTCGCCAGCGCCGCCGAACTGCTCATGCTCTGCCGCCGCCACAACCTGCGCGTGTCCGAGCTGATGATGGCCAACGAGCGCATGTGGCGCAGCGAAACCGACATCCGCGAAGGCCTCAGGAGCATCTGGCAGGCCATGCGCGACTGCGTGGAAAACGGCCTGCGCCACGAAGGCATCCTCCCCGGCGGCCTCAACGTGCAGCGCCGCGCCGCGCGCCTGCACCGCAACCTGCTGGAAATCGGCAAGCCCAACGTCATCGGCTCGACCCTCTCCGCCATGGAATGGGTCAACCTCTTCGCCCTCGCCGTGAACGAGGAAAACGCCGCCGGCGGGCGCATGGTCACCGCACCCACCAACGGCGCGGCCGGCATCATCCCGGCGGTGCTGCACTACTACATGCGCTTCAACCCCGACGCCAGCGACGACGACGTCACCAACTACCTGCTGGCCGCCGCCGCCGTCGGCATCCTGTGCAAGAAGAACGCCTCCATCTCCGGCGCCGAAGTCGGCTGCCAGGGCGAAGTCGGCTCCGCCTGCGCCATGGCCGCGGCGGGCCTTGCCGAAGTGCTCGGCGCCTCCCCCGAACAGGTGGAGAACGCCGCCGAGATCGGCCTGGAACACAACCTGGGCCTCACCTGCGACCCAGTCGGCGGCCTCGTCCAGGTGCCCTGCATCGAACGCAACGCCATCGCCGCGGTGAAGGCCATCAACGCCGCGCAGATGGCCCTGCGCGGCGACGGCCAGCACTTCATCAGCCTCGACCAGGTGATCCGCACCATGCGCAACACCGGCGCCGACATGCACGACAAGTACAAGGAAACCTCGCGCGGCGGATTGGCCGTCAGCATCATCGAATGCTGA
- a CDS encoding type II toxin-antitoxin system MqsR family toxin produces MDKRTPHHKLPLIRLAIAERRYRFTRVALEGALELGLESTEQVLAVITGLTSADFYKSMTTYADHSIWQDVYRPRVNGRQAYVKLTLQGDLLIVSFKEK; encoded by the coding sequence ATGGACAAGCGCACGCCTCACCACAAGCTTCCGCTGATCAGGCTCGCCATTGCCGAGCGGCGATATCGCTTCACCCGCGTGGCACTGGAAGGCGCCCTCGAACTGGGGCTGGAGTCCACAGAACAGGTCCTGGCGGTCATTACCGGCCTAACCTCGGCGGACTTCTACAAGAGCATGACCACCTACGCCGACCACAGCATCTGGCAGGACGTCTATCGCCCGAGGGTGAACGGCCGGCAGGCGTACGTAAAGCTCACCCTGCAGGGCGACTTGCTCATCGTTTCATTCAAGGAGAAGTGA
- a CDS encoding VOC family protein translates to MTTATPFLMFQGGVAQAALDLYLATFPNSRVVHVERYGAGEPGPEGTIKVARFEVCGQAFLCSDSPVKHDFDFTPSSSIFVEFESGEVLERIFAVLAEGGRVYMPLGDYGFSPRFGWVSDRFGVSWQLSLVR, encoded by the coding sequence ATGACTACAGCCACTCCCTTCCTCATGTTCCAGGGCGGCGTCGCGCAGGCGGCGCTGGATTTGTATCTCGCTACTTTTCCCAACTCCCGCGTGGTGCACGTGGAGCGCTATGGCGCCGGTGAGCCGGGGCCGGAGGGGACGATCAAGGTGGCGCGGTTCGAGGTGTGCGGGCAGGCATTCCTGTGTTCGGACAGCCCGGTGAAGCATGACTTCGATTTCACGCCGTCCAGTTCGATCTTCGTGGAGTTCGAGTCGGGGGAGGTGCTGGAGCGCATCTTCGCGGTGCTGGCGGAGGGTGGGCGCGTGTATATGCCGTTGGGCGACTACGGCTTCAGCCCGCGCTTTGGCTGGGTGAGCGACAGGTTCGGGGTGTCGTGGCAGCTGAGTCTGGTGCGCTGA
- a CDS encoding BRO-N domain-containing protein, whose translation MMTSMSFPAEHGLNTQSFVRYNRQLRGVLLDQQPWFVLRDLTKLTASKRGAELVRKLEPDQSRRERLAGAAEDEWLVSESGVYALLLLHLYHPENRSLRQWLSNEVVPALRAAQQDNALLPRHKFREVQGQHIALLDWQGRLWVRFTDAARLMELDGRG comes from the coding sequence ATGATGACGTCGATGTCCTTCCCGGCCGAACATGGCCTGAATACCCAATCCTTCGTGCGCTACAACCGCCAGTTGCGCGGCGTGCTGCTGGATCAGCAGCCGTGGTTCGTGCTGCGCGACCTGACCAAGCTGACCGCGAGCAAGCGCGGGGCGGAGCTGGTGCGCAAGCTGGAGCCGGACCAGTCGCGCCGGGAGCGCCTGGCCGGCGCGGCGGAGGATGAGTGGCTGGTGAGCGAGAGCGGGGTATATGCGCTGCTGTTGCTGCACCTGTACCACCCGGAGAACCGCAGCCTGCGGCAGTGGCTGAGCAACGAGGTGGTGCCGGCGCTGCGTGCGGCGCAGCAGGACAACGCGCTGTTGCCGCGCCACAAGTTCCGGGAGGTGCAGGGGCAGCACATTGCCTTGCTGGATTGGCAGGGGCGGTTGTGGGTGCGGTTTACCGATGCGGCGCGGTTGATGGAGCTGGACGGGCGGGGATAG
- a CDS encoding choline ABC transporter substrate-binding protein has translation MKSLVSSLLALSVVLPGVVRAAEPESCAVVRFADVGWTDITVTTAVTRLVLSHQGYRTQVVRLSVPDTYKAMSEKKIDVFLGNWMPSMANDIKPFADKGQVETVGANLEGAKYTLAVPRYAYEAGLKTFADIAKFKEQLGGRIYGIEPGNDGNQLIQKMIKEKAFGLGDFKLVESSEADMLAYVKRAGALKQPIVFLGWEPHPMNTRIQMNYLEGGDSYFGPNYGGATVFTNVRAGYLQECPNVARLLKNLKFDLAMENQLMDAVLNERRNPRQAAKSWLKANPQVLDGWLQGVAPSASGAAPGGQKTAAME, from the coding sequence ATGAAGAGTCTTGTGTCGTCGCTGTTGGCGTTATCCGTGGTACTTCCGGGCGTCGTGCGCGCCGCCGAACCCGAATCCTGCGCCGTGGTGCGCTTCGCCGATGTCGGCTGGACCGACATCACCGTGACCACCGCGGTGACCCGCCTGGTGCTCAGCCACCAGGGCTACCGCACGCAGGTGGTGCGGCTGTCGGTGCCGGACACCTACAAGGCGATGTCGGAGAAGAAGATCGACGTGTTCCTCGGCAACTGGATGCCGAGCATGGCGAACGACATCAAGCCTTTCGCCGACAAGGGCCAGGTGGAAACCGTGGGCGCCAACCTCGAAGGCGCCAAGTACACCCTCGCGGTGCCGCGCTATGCCTATGAGGCGGGCCTGAAGACTTTTGCCGATATCGCAAAATTCAAGGAGCAGCTGGGCGGGCGCATCTACGGTATCGAGCCGGGCAACGACGGCAACCAGCTGATCCAGAAGATGATCAAGGAGAAAGCCTTCGGCCTGGGCGACTTCAAGCTGGTGGAGTCCAGCGAGGCCGACATGCTGGCCTACGTCAAGCGAGCCGGGGCCTTGAAGCAACCCATCGTGTTCCTGGGCTGGGAGCCGCACCCGATGAATACCCGAATCCAAATGAACTATCTGGAGGGAGGGGATTCCTACTTCGGTCCCAACTATGGCGGTGCGACGGTCTTCACCAACGTCAGAGCAGGCTATCTTCAGGAGTGCCCCAATGTCGCGCGGCTGCTGAAGAACCTGAAATTCGACCTGGCGATGGAGAACCAGCTGATGGATGCGGTGCTCAACGAGCGACGCAATCCCCGCCAGGCCGCCAAGAGTTGGCTGAAGGCCAACCCGCAGGTACTCGACGGCTGGCTGCAGGGTGTCGCTCCGAGCGCATCGGGTGCGGCGCCAGGGGGCCAGAAAACCGCCGCCATGGAATGA
- a CDS encoding GlxA family transcriptional regulator: MNAFNPGVPPQNRAPQSIGFLLLDNFTLISLASAVEPLRMANQLSGRELYRWHTLSLDGRQVWASDGLQITPDAACDSAPQMDTLIVVGGVGIQRSVTREHTTFLQAQARLGRKLGAVCTGSWALARAGLLDGYDCSVHWECLAAMQEAFPRVAMSTRLFSIDRNRFTSSGGTAPMDMMLHLIGREHGRELSAAISEMFIYERIRNEQDHQRVPLKHMLGTNQPKLQEIVALMEANLEEPIDLDELAVYVNVSRRQLERLFQKYLHCSPSRYYLKLRLIRARQLLKQTSMSIIEVASVCGFVSTPHFSKCYREYFGIPPRDERQGQPIGQPVMVMPIPQDLALMPNSSAISALSQAQGESTFASVRVL, encoded by the coding sequence ATGAACGCGTTCAACCCCGGAGTTCCCCCGCAAAACCGAGCTCCGCAGTCCATCGGCTTCCTGCTGCTGGACAACTTCACCCTGATCTCCCTGGCCTCGGCGGTGGAACCGCTGCGCATGGCCAACCAGCTCTCCGGACGCGAACTCTACCGCTGGCACACCCTGAGCCTCGACGGCCGCCAGGTCTGGGCCAGCGACGGCCTGCAGATCACCCCCGACGCAGCCTGCGACAGCGCCCCGCAGATGGACACGCTGATCGTGGTCGGCGGCGTCGGCATCCAGCGCAGCGTCACCCGCGAACACACCACCTTCCTCCAGGCCCAGGCGCGCCTGGGTCGCAAGCTCGGCGCCGTGTGCACCGGCAGCTGGGCCCTGGCCCGCGCCGGCCTGCTCGACGGCTACGACTGCTCGGTGCACTGGGAATGCCTGGCCGCCATGCAGGAAGCCTTCCCCCGCGTGGCCATGAGCACCCGGCTGTTCTCCATCGACCGCAACCGCTTCACCTCCTCCGGCGGCACCGCGCCGATGGACATGATGCTGCACCTGATCGGCCGCGAGCACGGCCGCGAACTCTCGGCGGCGATCTCCGAAATGTTCATCTACGAGCGCATCCGCAACGAACAGGACCACCAGCGCGTACCGCTCAAGCACATGCTCGGCACCAACCAGCCCAAGCTGCAGGAAATCGTCGCGCTGATGGAAGCCAACCTCGAGGAGCCCATCGACCTCGACGAACTGGCCGTCTACGTCAACGTCTCGCGCCGCCAGCTCGAACGCCTGTTCCAGAAGTACCTGCACTGCTCGCCGTCGCGCTACTACCTCAAGCTGCGCCTGATCCGCGCGCGCCAGCTGCTCAAGCAGACCTCGATGTCGATCATCGAAGTCGCCTCGGTGTGCGGCTTCGTCTCCACCCCGCACTTCTCCAAGTGCTACCGCGAATACTTCGGCATCCCGCCGCGCGACGAGCGCCAGGGCCAGCCCATCGGCCAGCCGGTCATGGTCATGCCCATCCCGCAGGACCTCGCCCTCATGCCCAACTCCTCGGCCATCTCGGCCCTCAGCCAGGCCCAGGGCGAATCCACCTTCGCCAGCGTGCGCGTGCTCTGA
- a CDS encoding SMI1/KNR4 family protein has protein sequence MSKFGFREVEELVDLHRGIVNFGDESSSVGDDWVEKAEQALGAVFADSYKWFLKRYAGGEVGGEEVYSLYGMDFDTVNGGDIVFQHLVGLKNNTVDNSRLVISETDLGEVFFFDLNSYEGGEYSIKVRIPSGEFLNYAGNFYEFLCKRILAHI, from the coding sequence ATGAGTAAATTCGGCTTTCGTGAAGTTGAAGAGTTGGTGGATTTGCATCGAGGAATAGTTAATTTCGGTGATGAAAGTAGCTCGGTGGGTGATGATTGGGTGGAGAAGGCAGAGCAGGCGCTGGGCGCGGTCTTTGCCGATTCGTATAAATGGTTTTTAAAGAGATATGCTGGTGGGGAAGTTGGCGGTGAAGAAGTCTATAGCCTTTACGGAATGGATTTCGACACAGTAAATGGTGGGGATATTGTTTTTCAGCACTTGGTGGGGCTGAAAAACAATACAGTGGATAATTCAAGGTTAGTTATAAGTGAGACGGATTTGGGAGAGGTGTTCTTTTTTGATTTGAACTCCTATGAGGGAGGGGAGTATTCGATAAAGGTCAGAATTCCTTCCGGTGAGTTTCTAAACTATGCAGGTAACTTCTATGAGTTTCTCTGCAAGAGGATATTAGCTCATATTTGA
- a CDS encoding type II TA system antitoxin MqsA family protein has protein sequence MLCPVCGQADLVHAIRDLPYTYKGQFTTIPQVEADWCDACGESITGPTESERVMQAMAEHRRQVNQAAGHQTLIREVRKELLHLSQREAGELFGGGPNAFSRYERGETEPPVALVKLFGILKTHPELAKEVRQE, from the coding sequence ATGCTATGTCCGGTCTGCGGCCAGGCCGACCTGGTCCACGCCATCCGCGACTTGCCCTACACGTACAAGGGGCAGTTCACCACCATTCCCCAGGTCGAGGCTGACTGGTGCGACGCCTGCGGCGAGTCCATCACCGGGCCAACCGAGAGCGAGCGTGTCATGCAGGCCATGGCCGAGCATCGCCGCCAGGTGAATCAGGCCGCCGGCCACCAGACGCTGATCCGCGAAGTCCGCAAGGAACTGCTGCACCTGTCCCAGCGTGAAGCGGGAGAGCTGTTCGGTGGCGGTCCGAACGCTTTCAGCCGTTACGAACGTGGCGAAACCGAGCCCCCGGTCGCTCTGGTCAAATTGTTCGGCATCCTCAAGACACACCCCGAGCTGGCGAAAGAAGTACGCCAGGAGTGA